One genomic segment of Macaca fascicularis isolate 582-1 chromosome 19, T2T-MFA8v1.1 includes these proteins:
- the RNF225 gene encoding RING finger protein 225: MLHRLLPCLTSSPRRSVPMPCPRPFWLRHSRAPQGSGPSSPSRGEDQEEEEEGDGSPGSSPILSPASPVECLICVSSFDGVFKLPKRLDCGHVFCLECLARLSLATAGGGNAVACPVCRAPTRLAPRRGLPALPTQSGLLPRDARAPPSRQGSVRFDRRRGLLYLRPPPPPPGPRKARAPPPPPPLRLGRPLSRRLSLASPAWVFNAAVALAVLVAAGLVVSGVYIFFLIPHATSSGPARPQLVALAPAPGFSWFPPRPTPGMPWTPAWTPRPTGPDLDTTLPGTAEDALEPQAGPEDPAENEGTLDRRSDGTWGTEADPGWAPWPRGARRPWGPQ; this comes from the coding sequence ATGCTCCACCGCCTTCTTCCCTGCCTGACCTCCTCTCCTCGCAGGTCCGTCCCGATGCCCTGCCCTCGGCCGTTCTGGCTCCGCCATTCCCGGGCCCCCCAGGGCTCGGGTCCCAGCTCCCCAAGCAGAGGGGaggaccaggaggaggaggaggagggggacgGCAGCCCAGGCTCCAGCCCCATCCTGTCCCCCGCCTCCCCGGTGGAGTGCCTCATCTGCGTGTCGTCTTTCGACGGCGTGTTCAAGCTGCCCAAGCGCCTGGACTGCGGCCACGTCTTCTGTCTCGAGTGCCTGGCGCGCCTGTCGTTGGCCACGGCGGGCGGCGGCAACGCGGTGGCCTGTCCAGTGTGCCGCGCACCCACGCGCCTGGCCCCCCGCCGCGGACTCCCCGCGTTGCCCACGCAGTCCGGTCTCCTGCCCCGCGACGCGCGCGCGCCGCCCTCTCGCCAGGGCTCCGTGCGCTTCGACCGGCGCCGCGGCCTCCTCTACctgcggccgccgccgcccccgcccgGGCCGCGCAAGGCCCGCgccccgccgcccccgccgcctCTGCGCCTGGGCCGCCCGCTGTCGCGCCGCCTGTCGCTGGCCAGCCCGGCCTGGGTCTTCAACGCGGCCGTGGCGCTGGCCGTGCTGGTGGCCGCGGGCCTCGTGGTCTCGGGCGTCTACATCTTCTTCCTCATCCCGCACGCCACCTCCTCCGGCCCCGCGCGGCCCCAGCTCGTGGCGCTCGCCCCAGCGCCAGGCTTCTCTTGGTTCCCGCCGAGGCCCACGCCGGGGATGCCCTGGACCCCCGCCTGGACGCCGCGCCCCACGGGCCCTGACCTAGACACGACACTGCCAGGAACTGCAGAAGATGCGCTGGAGCCCCAGGCGGGCCCCGAGGATCCGGCGGAGAACGAGGGGACGCTGGACAGGCGATCGGACGGCACGTGGGGCACAGAGGCTGACCCCGGCTGGGCCCCGTGGCCACGGGGTGCGAGGAGGCCGTGGGGCCCACAGTAA